In Lathyrus oleraceus cultivar Zhongwan6 chromosome 2, CAAS_Psat_ZW6_1.0, whole genome shotgun sequence, the DNA window ttcttcttctccccactctaacccaagccaaacttttgtgcaaacatttaacacttgttttcaacattagaaacctaagccttatgcttttgattttttaaaaactctcttttcataatacttattttgaattgaatcttttaatcaactttgaccatttttgtaaatactctcattggtaaatataacccattcaaatatctttttgtggtttcaatggccactttcttgatcaaaacttttcataacctttagctattaggtttgagttatccttgaggtagatgtaatactctcatatatccttagtgatggacaatgagtcttccatgcttattatagggttaacccctcactagcatgttgaagctatcctcacatggtggatttgtggttttgggattgagttttctcccttggataacaaaagaccttaaggcttttggaccaatcaattcaccaactcattttgagatttttaccccgaactacgaggttttgatcctaatctttttttaagatggtacgtaggcaatgggttcatccattcaaacacaaaatgtaaataaactagtatattctcttctcatctcttcaatcatgtttgcacaaataaatttttcacaaaaataccaaccttacaacaagtataaaaagggctccctatgagtacctaggatgttttgggtgcttaaaaccttcccattgcataaccaacccccttacccagatctctgacatttttactagtttttgattcgataaaactcttaggtttttgttcgctttctaaccattcctttggataaatagaagtgtggtggtgactcgacttgtatggtttaccttggatttagtcaatatctctaatagtaacgaataccccgctacaatcaCCGACTAGTATTGTCTAACAGTTTAAGTACATTTGATATAGTTGATGTGCAATCAAAATATGGTTTTTGGGGTTGGAATTTGCGGCGTCAACCTATGGGTTTCATCATTTTTCTAATTTCTTCGCTAGCAGAATATGAAAGATTACCTTTTGATTTACCAGAAGCAGAAGAAGAATTAGTATCTGGTTATCAAACAGAATATTCAGGTATTCGATTTGGTTTATTTTACATTGCTTCCTATTTAAACCTTTGAATTTCTTTATTATTTGTAACAGTTCTTTACTTGGACGGTTCGAATATTTCTATTTCGTACATATTTGTTTCTgaattttttgaaataaataaaacataCAGAGTTTTTGGAACTACAAGTGATCTCTTTATTACATTAGCTAAAAGCTATTTTTTCTTATTCATTTCTATCATAACAAGATGGTATTTGCCTAGGCTAAGAATGGATCAATTATTAAATCTTGGATGGAAATTTCTTTTACCGGTTTCTGTAGGTAATCTATTATTAACAACTTCGTCTCAATTGTTTTTGTTGCAAAAGAAAGATGGATCTTTTATATTCATTACTTGTCTCAAATAAGAgaaagaaatcaaacaaaactATATTATTCATAGATATTTACGATATGTTCCTTATGGTAACTGGGTTCATGAATTATAGTCAACAAACACTACGAGCTGCAAGGTACATTGGTCAGAGTTTCATGATTATCTCATCTCACGCAAATCGTTTACTTGTAACTATTCAATATCCTTATGAAAAATTAATCACATCAGAATGTTTCCGCGGTCATATCCATTTTGAATTTGAGAAATGCATTGCTTGTGAAGTATGTGTTCGTGTATGTGCTATAGATTTATCTGTTGTTGATTTGAAAATGGAGACAGATATCAAAAAAAATGCCTGCTAAATTACAGTATTGATTTCGGAATCTGTATTTTTTGTGGTAACTATATTAAGTATTGTCCAACAAATTGTTTATCAATGACGGAAGAATATGAACTTTCAACTTATGATCATAATAAATTGAATTATAATCAAATTGCTTTGGGCCATTTACCAATGTTAATAATTGATGATTATGCAATTCGAACAATTCATATAAAAAAGACaattttttataattaaatacAATTCTTAAAAAAAAGAATATTCTATATATAAATCGATAATATATAGAATATATAAATAGGATAATCgaaataaaatattttcaaaaattgTATAAAAATGAATAATATAGACAATATCAAATTAGAAATATTCTATAATTATTAGAGAACTATATTATTAACTAGAATATATCAATATGTATATTAATATATATTATCAAAATTGAAAATCTTATTGAATTTCAATAATATTTTCAATGTTATATATGTTATATCTACCTTTATACTTTAGTTTTAATATCGTTTCAAACTACTCTTTCGTATAAAAAGTGGAATGACATTGATTATATAACCCTAACTAGATCAATTTAAACTACTTAGGTTTTTCAATGCAAAGAAAAATTGAAGTATCTTTTCCGGGTCATATCAATAAGGTCATGAAATTTCTATTTCTTTGTCTTTTTTTTACATATAATGGATCTGCCTGAAACGATGCATAATTTTCTTTTAGTCTTTCTGGGATCGGATCTTCTATTAGGAAGTTTATGAGTGGTATTACTTACCAACCCCATTTTTTCTGCTTTTTCGTTGGGACTGGTTCTGATTTGTATATCTTTATTATATATTTTAGCAAACTCTCATTATGTAGTTGCATCACAACTACTTATTTACGTAGGAGCTATTAACATTTTAATCATATTTGTTGTGATGTTCATGAATAGTATCGAATATTACCAAGATTGAATCTTTGGACCGTAGGGGATGGAATGACTTTGATAATTTGTAGAAGTATTTTTATTTCACTAATAACTCTTATTTCAAATACATCTTGATACATAATTATTTGGACTACAAGACCAAATCAGATTATTGAGCAAGATTTGATAAGTACTAGTCAACAAATTGGAATTCATTTATCAATAGATTTTTTTTTTCCATTTGAACTAATTTTAATAATTCTTTTAGTTTCTTTGATAGTATATATAGTCCAAATAATTGTGTATCGTGATGTGTCTGAAATAATAGTTATTAGTGAAACAAAAATACTTGTACAAACTATCAAAGTCATTTTATCCCCTACGGTCCAAAGATTCAAATCTTGGTAAGTGAGTCAATAGATAACTTTATTCTATGTTTCACAAAATTCCAGATCCTATTTTTAGGATCTGAATAAAAACGGAATCTTACTAGAAATATATTTCTAATATAGACTCATGattcaattctttttttttttgaagttAAGTAAGAAACTTGTATTTGGTGAATTCAATTCCCACTCTTTTTTGTTTGTCCATTCCTTCACTATGTATCTATTTCGACATAAACAATAAGGAATCAGACTCTAGGAAAAGACAACTTATCCTTCCTAGAATCTTGTTTTCCCCTTTTCTATTTCTACTTTACCTAATATTTTGTACCTTCCTATTTTTTAGGTTTAATATTGAGTTAATTCTATTAGAAATTCTAAGATTTCTATTCTAGAACATGAAAATCTAAAAACAGCGACATAATCATATGGTTTGAATTAATTCTATAGTCTTCTTCACAATATACATACTATGACTGACTAATTGTACGGTACAAGGAATTCTCTAAATATAGTATAAAAAAACTAGAAAGAACCAATGGTCTTTACAAAATTTATCAATAAAAATGAAGTTCTTTTTACCGGCTTAATATGTTGATAAATTCACATTCCTAAAAATTCATTTCGGACAATTGAACCTTCTCAAATTGTTTCTTTGTAAGAACCAAAAAGATTTGTGCCAAAATAATAGATGCCAAGAAGAGCAAGAGACCTTGGACACGTAATGGATCTTGAAGCACTATTTCTGCATCCTCATGAACAAATCCACCCACATTGGGATTACTCGTTAATGGTTGATCAAGTTTGATAGATTCACCCTCTGAAACAAGAAGTTTTTGGTCCTGGTGTTATAATATCAATCACTTCACGTCCATCTGATGCATCTACTATCGTTATTTCATATCCACCTTTTTCTTTTCGCATTATTTTGTTTACTACACTTGTTGTTGTAGCATTAGAAACATTATTATTACTCTTGCTTCCTATAAAGATTTAGTAAACATACCTCCTGAACATACCTCCTGTAATTGTACAGGCTCCCATAACAATAACATATTTTGGTTCGGGAATTTGCTCATATAATCGAACTAAAGAAGGAGTTGTTTTCATAGTTACGGTGCCCGCTGTTAAAATGAGGTATGCCTTCCTAGGACTAGAGCGGGGTACCAGTCCATAACGATCGAAGTTAAATCGCGATCCTATTAGTGAAGCAAATTCAATGAAGCAACAACTAGTACCATAGAGAAGTGGCCATAAACTGGATAGTCTTAACCAATTTGAAAAATCATTTAATGTAGTAGAGATAACTGAATTTTTGGTTTTTTGATCAAGTAGGGGAAACTCAATGGAATTCATAAATGTCTCAATGTTTTGTTTAATTGTCTAAATATTCAAGAATTAAGACCATTCTAATGCTCCCTTTCGCCATGCATAAACTAAACCAACAATTAGGATAAGCACAAAGATGAAAGCTTCTAGAAATATGGATACCCCCAATACATCAAAACTCATTGCCCATGGGTAAAGAAACACTGTTTCAACATCAAAAACAACACAAACTAGAGCAAACATATAATAACGGATTTGAAATTGTAACCAAGCATCGCCCATCGTGTCTATTCCAAATGCATAACTAGAAAGTTTTTCTGGCCCTTTCCTAATTGGAGCTAAAATTCTAGAAATTAGAAATGCCAAAATAGGAATCAAGATCGATATTATTAGAAATGTCCAAAAAATATCAGATTCATAATGCAAAAACATACATGTACTTCTATATGAATGTGGAAAATATACTGGATTCATATTAATTCTTAGTTGATTTGAATTGAAAATTTCCAATTCTTAGATTCATTAATCTAATCTAAATCGAAATGCTTTATATTTTATTAAGTTtacattatttttaataaaattgaaATTAGTATCTGAGTATACTAATATCATTGTTGGAAATCCCTaaaaacctatggagaatttcaatcaatattgatgaacaagattgttatcacccacacaatagcaatgaaaatAAAGAACAAcggagaaagaaagagtgtaaagaccggtgaaggagaagagtaataaaactttgtagagtttctctctgcccacaaactgtggaaaacttcttattcacgttacaactgcaaaatactgtgaatacaatgttatgaatactctatttacctcattacaaaaaataagggtcactccctctatttatagatttaggttaacttggacttcaagccaaaacccaaaactataaaagcccaaaatagctaacactactagAATAAGCATAGCTGGTTTGATACTTCCTTACactgtcgagcaacctgcttcgacacaaggaattacaattcaatacACCACCTGATTCATTGTGCctaagttatctacattcatcatagctcttagtcttctgagCACTTTGACCTGCACTCCATTCATAATGATGTCtacaatctgattctcagttctacagtgttccacattcaccttcccatctgctacctgctctcgaagataatggaacatcatttctatgtgcttgcttcgaccatgtgctatcagattcttcgccaaattgatagctgacatgttgtcgatcttcataGTAATTGCTCCATGAATCTTCATTGTTATCTCTTtgaccagattcaccatccatgttgcttgacatgcacaaagagaagcacCTATGTATTCTGCTTTGCACGATGATAATGCTACtactggctcttttctcgaactccaagcaactggtgcaccacctagcataaacacataaccagttgtggattttcgatccttagcatcactacaccaacttgagtcggtgtatctcactaatttgcattcttttccttcatcagctgcaggaaacaaaattccatagtcgaaagttcctttcagataccttagtatcctcttttcctctgctagatgtgatacctttagcttttgcatgaacctactcattatacctacattgtatgctaagtcaggccttgtgtgacaaaggtatcgaagtgacccaataagtcttctgtATTGGGTTGgttcaacatcatcttcatctgaatctttcgacgGTTGTAATTTGGGttcagctggagtcgaagttgggttgcaatcttgcatctcaaatctcttgagaatttcACCTACATACCATTTTTGGTGCATCATCagacctctaccactcttgtagaattcgatgccaaggaaatatgaaatgtcacccagatctgacatttcgaattccttatTGAGACCACCTTTGAAGTCTTTGATCTCattcttgcagctacctgttatcaacaggtcatcgacatagatacatagtataagcaattcactcttgcttcttctcACATATACTCCATTTTTAGATTTGCACTTCACAAATTTCTTCTCCCTTAGAAAACCAtttatcttcttgttccaagctcttggagcttgtttaagtccgtacagggctttatgcagcttgtacacctttctttcttcgccttgtttcataaacccaactggttgtgcaacatacACTTCTTTttctaaggggccattcaggaatgcacatttcacatccaactgacacatctgccagttgttcatgtttgctagactGACAATAAACCTGATTGTTTCGATTCTAGCAACAActgcaaaaacttcatcgaagtcgattccttctttctaaagaaatcctttcgccacaagcctctccttgtgtcgagtcacttctcctctgggattcaaattcaccttgtatacccatttcacattgatttccttcttgtcttgggtcaattcgacaagtgaccaagtgttgttgacttcgattgacttcagttctttgtccattgctttcatccactttgaaTCTTCCAATGCCTCAACTACATTGACAAATTCTACATTTACATAGAAAACATAGTGTACCGGCTCACCTTATTCACCGAacacatcatctgatgtaatcacacattcttgcaaccttgcaggcatgtgtcttgttctttgaggtctaCTTGTGCTTGCTTCACCTCTAACTTCtttcagtccaatcccactccttaaaCTCATCTATAATTACATCTCTGCTGATCATTACTTTCTCATTCACTGGGTCAAACAACTTatatcctccagtcgaatgatatcctatcaggatcatctgacttgacttgtcatcaagttttcttctcaactgatctggcacatgtctatatgctatagatccaaacaccctgAGATAACTCAAGATAGGCTTGACACTATACCAAtattcttctggcgtgattccttctagcttcttcgtcagacatctgttcaggatatatgtcgcagtcgacacagcttctccccataattctttgggtagatgcttgccttcCAACATACTTataaccatattcatgatggttctattcttcctttctgcgactccattttgctgtggagtgtagggtggcaccacctcatgcacaatcccttctttcacacataatgcgtcgaagtctttcgacacatattctccaccaccattagtccttaaaatcttgatctttcgaccgctttgtctttcgaccatagatttaaacttggcaaatacctcaatcacttcacttttcttctagatcaggtaagaccatagttttcgactaaaatcatctatgaatgtaacaaagtatttgttacctccaattgaatccacctggagaggaccacatacatcagagtatatgaaTTTAAGAATTGCCTTCGGCCTACTTCCTGCATCCTTAttgaagttgttcttatgttgctttgcttgcacacattcttcacacacttcgtttggaatgtcgatttaTGGTAATACtaaaaccatatttcttctcttcaaatatctgatgtctttgaaattgagatggccaagtttgtaatgccatatccattcatctttgttggttgctgttgcaaggcacttatgctccatcacatttagttcaatcttgaaggttctattttgagacattggagccttcaagatcaaccttccatttgagtcaaTAACTCTCATaatcttgtcttcgatcgacaccttgtagttattttcgactaactgccttatactgagcaaattactcttcatgcctggtatgtacaagACATTTGAAATTAttgacctcttgccatctttcctcataatcagaacatcacgaacaccttcagctgctagagtgttgtcatttgcaaatttcaccatgttcttcattgagggctttatgttgacaaaccaatctttccttctAGACACGTGTGATGAGCATcttgagtccaagtaccactggtccttgaatctctcttcatttcttgttgtaaccatcagcaacgtcaatttttcttcatgttttgccaactttgcataagtttcttgattcttctgcttttctggacaatcactagaatagtgaccatacttctaacaagtgtaacactgaatgtgactcttgtatggcttttgaccaccacctcttcctctacctgaaacaccacctctttggttggcttggttctagggttttctctaattcaaccagtttccttcttgctgattttgaccagtcgaattgttgtaacctcctctgcctttgttgccattccagcttcttttgccttttctttcttttgctgattgagcctgcaaagccattcactcttcgactttcctgcaactctttcagccattctttgttcatgagattcaagcgtcccttgaagctcttcctttgtcaattttgacaaatattttgactcttctatggctactaccacgtggtcgaactttggatccaacaacctcaagatctttccaacaacagatcttgatgtcaacacttctccacataccttgatttgattcaccagtttcgtaaccttggttaagaaatcagttatgctttcattatCTTCCGTCTGAAGTAATTCATatgttcttttgtgagtttgtaacctcacctctttcaccttctccgcgcctccaaacgatttctccagaatttcccatgcttctttcgctgactctgcatcgctaaacttttcaaagttatctacatcaacatattgatggattataaagagaactttataatctttcttctttaATTCTTTATATGCAGACTTTTCTTGATCCGTCGCAgcttctgcaagcgttgctactccttccttcacaagatcccaaagatcttgatgacaaaacacaacctttatctgcttacaccaattctcataattgttgttcttgagaatcgaAAGATTTGCTATAAAATGtctgtttggatgattcgttgccatggtgattttcaTCCCATGAATCGATTAAACTagagctcttgataccagatgttggaaatcccaTAAACCTATGGAtaatttcaatcaatcttgatgaacaagattgttatcacccacatAATAATAATGAAAAGAAAGAATAATGGTGAAAtaaagagtgtaaagaacgatgaaggagaagactaataaaattctgcagagtttctctctgcccacaaactatggaaaacttcttattcactttgcaactgcaaaatatcgtgaatacaatgttatgcatactctattcacctcattacaaaaataagggttactcctctatttatagatttaggttaacttggatctcaagccaaagcccaaaactataaaaggccaaaatggctaacactactaaaataggcatagGTGGTTCGATACTTCCTTACTCTGtgagcaacctgcttcgacacaaggaattacaatttaACAATTCTATCATTCTTTCTATTCCAAAAAGTATTTCAAGTATATTTATACTACTAGTATTACTAGTATTTCCTATTCAATATAGTACTAATATAATAAATATAGTATTGTTACGAATCTATTTGTAATGACAGATATGAGATAATAAATAGAAATATGAGTAGTATCGGTAGTAATATTAGGGCTATACGGACTCGAACCGTAGACCTTCTCGGTAAAATAGATtaaaatattcttatcaaaatgatTTGAATTGTTAAAGACTCAACATGCATTTTTTAGTGGGCTTTTTCATTAACGGATAGAAATATCAATTAGTCTACCATCTTTTTTCTTTCCACAAAGAAAAAGGAAATGACTCCTTGCGCTCTGATTTCTTATTTAGATGAAAATCAAAGAGCACTACCAAAGTTTTTTTAAGAAGAAGGTTATCCTGACGTAGGTCTGCTTCTGGCCTGGATCAACTTAAGTTAAATGGACTCTCTATCAACCTACTTAAATAAAAGTATAAAATAGGAAATGAAACTTCATACACCTTAAAGTTCATAAGATAGTAAgaaaagagaatttttttgagGTCCATAGACTCATTGCCTAGCATTGAATAGATTAAGTATTCACATTATTAATATCTCAAATCCATTATGGATTCCATTTGACGTCTAAATGCTTTGTCAGGTTATTGTTCTCATATTTTGTTCCTAGAGTAAGACATTGATTTATCAATTAAGATCAACTCTTTTAATTACATGATGGACTCCTACGAAAAAACATTGGCGCGTGTGTAAACGAGGTGCTCTACCTAACTGAGCTATAGCCCTTGTGCTTTTGATATATACATATTGGATGATATTTGACAAATAAATTCTTTTCAAGATAAATATTACATTACATGATCCAATATCTTTGATTTATATTGCGTTTGTATTGTTTATAATTAATATAACATTTAGAATCCATTGATCTGATAGACATCTACTTTTTTTATTTAGGATGATAAATGACCTACTTAACTCAGTGGTTAGAGTATTGCTTTCATATGACATGAGTCATTGGTTCAAATCCAATAGTAGGTAAGGTATTGGGAGAACTTATTAGATACCATTGATTCCGGTATCTAATAAGTTTCTCTACTCACCATTTTTTATTGTAATTTTCCatcttttttctattttttggCTGCACCAACTTGTTAGGAGATCCTCTTGATAGTCTCTATGATAGCCTCTACTTGTGTATTAGCTCGCCGGAGAGATAGATTTGCTTAAATTGTTTCTCTCTTTCCTTCAGCCTTATTTAAGTTAGCTTCTGCTATTTGAAGAGTTTGTTGTGCTTCTTGTGGATTAATGTCACTAGCGCTTTCTGCATCAGTTACTAAAATAGTGATCTCATTATTGCCTATTCTAGCAAAATCGCACATAAGAGCCATCGTTAACCATCAGTCCTTAAGGCGTATTCTCAAAATACCTATATCTAAAGTTCTGGCAATATGCACTAACCAATTTTTCCATTATTAGTAGATAAAATAATTTCTTTCGCTTTGGAATCCCAAACAATTCGATTGGGGTTAGCATACAAAGATTAAAAGTCATTTCTTGAATTTGTTCTCCATTTCTAAGTTAAGTTCGTAGCCTTCGCAGTAGGTTCATTGATATTACCCACCAAATAAAAGGCTTGTTCAGGAAGACTATCTAATTCTCCAGAAAGAATCAATTGAAATCCTCTACTTGTTTCTGCTAGACCAACATATTTTCATAGAGAATCGATAAATACTTCTGCTACGAAAAAAGGTTGTGAGAAGAAACGTTCAATTTTTCATGCTCTTTCTACATTTAAGCGATCCTCTTCGGATACTTCGTCCAACCCAAGAATTATATCCTGAAGTTCTTTGTAACGATGTAACATTTGTTTAACTCTTTGCGCAGTTTCATAATGTTTTTCACCAACGATACGAGGTTGAAGCATGGTTGACGTTGAATCTAAAGGATATACTGCTGGATAGATACCTTTGGCAGCTAATCCTCTTGATAGTACAGTAGTTGCATCCAAATATGCAAATGTCGTGGCAGGAGCAGGATTGATCAAATCGTCTGCAGGTACATAAGCTGCTTGAATAGAAGTTATAGACACTTCTTTGGTAGAAGTAATTCTTTCTTGTAAAGTACCCATTTCGGTACCCAAGGTGGGTTGATAACCCACAACGGAAGGCATTCGGCCCAATAAAGCGGATACTTCGGATCCGACTTGGACAAAACGGAAGATATTATCGATAAATAGAAGGACGTCTTACTCATTGACATATTAGAAATATTCTGCCATAGTTAGGGAAGTTAAACCAACTCTCATACGAGCTCCGGGGGGTTCATTCATTTGACCGTAGACTAGAGCTACTTTTGATTCCACAATATTTTTTTCATTAATTACTCTAGATTCTTTCATTTCCATATAAAGATCATTTCCCTCACGAGTACGCCCACCTACTCCGCCAAATACAAATACACCTCCACGAGCTTTGGCAATGTTATTGATCAATTCCATAATGAGTATTGTTTTACCTACCCCAACTCAACCGAAAAGTCCTATTTTTTGGCCACGACGATAAGGAGCTAAAAGATTGACTACTTTAATTCCTGCTTCAAAAATGGATAATTGTGCATCTAACTGTATAAAAGCAGGCGCAAATCTATGAATAGGAGATGTTATGCGAGTATCTACAGGACCCAAATTATCAATAGGCTCTCCAAGCACGTTGAAAATTCGACCTAGGGTTGCTACGCCGACTAGAACATTTAGAGCATCTCCCGTGTCAATCACTTTCATTCCTCTCTTTAGACCATCTGTAGCACTCATAGCTACAACTCTAATTCGATTATTTCCTAATAATTGTTGTACTTCACAAGTTACGTGAATTTGTTTGCCAACCGTATCTCGACCTTGAACTATCGGAGCATTGTAAATATAAGGCATCTTCCCTGGTGGAAAAACTACATCAAGTACCGGACTGATTATTTGCGTGATACGCCCTAGATTTTTGTTTTCAAATATAGAAACCTCAGTATCAGAAGGGGGATGAGTTATTGTCATATTGCATAATATcaattttctttttaaaaaaaatgctcGATAACAAAGTAAGTGGTTAATGATATTGAATAATAAATGTAAGTTAATAATCTATTTTCTTGGTACCATCCAATCAATTCAATTGTTTTAAAATTTCAATGATTGAATTTTCAAGGTCAACCCAATCATCTAGATTATAGACAATACTATTTATATTATCTATGGAATTAGAACCTGGGTTTTGTTTATGATTTCGTTTTTCTATTTCATTGgtccttcttttttatttcccCGACATAGGATTTAAACTTAGCATATCATTTTTaccaatttttctttttattGAGAAAATTATGTCGATTTTTACATCTAAGATTTACATATACAACATAGATCACTGTCAAGGTCAAgaatatattttttattatttagattagaaaatgatattccaaaattaaaaaaaaagacTAAAAAAAACGATTGGGTTGCGCCATACATATGAAAGAGTATAGAATAATGATGtatttgaaggtgagaaaaacaagaaagggggggtttgaattgtttggaaaaataagcgcttttcaaaatgaaaatcacacaaggattttatactggttcgcttataacacaaagctactccagtccacccggccgaggtgatttcgccttcaacgaggacttaatccactaatcttgaaagattacaaacaacgtctaagatacaaaatctcttagccctctcaagtatacagactacacatagtcacttgaggaatttaacaaacaaaagatgaaagatttatgtaatctagagtgcttctaagaaagcaaatattacaatgta includes these proteins:
- the LOC127122586 gene encoding NAD(P)H-quinone oxidoreductase subunit K, chloroplastic-like, coding for MGDAWLQFQIRYYMFALVCVVFDVETVFLYPWAMSFDVLGVSIFLETIKQNIETFMNSIEFPLLDQKTKNSVISTTLNDFSNWLRLSSLWPLLYGTSCCFIEFASLIGSRFNFDRYGLVPRSSPRKAYLILTAGTVTMKTTPSLVRLYEQIPEPKYVIVMGACTITGGMFRRYVY